From Streptomyces sp. SCSIO 75703:
CCGCCGGGTGCCCGCTGCACCTGGCGCACGCCACCATGAACTTCGGCGTCAACCGGGGCCGGGCGCCCGAACTGCTGGCCCTGCTCGACGAGGCGCTGGACGCCGGCGCCGACATCACCCTGGACACCTACCCCTACACCCCCGGCTGCACCACGCTGGTGGCGCTGCTGCCGAGCTGGGCCGGGGAGGGCGGGCCGGAGGAGGTGCTGCGGCGGCTGGCGGACGACGAGAGCGCCGAGCGCGTCCGGCGGCACCTGGAGGAGACCGGCTCGGACGGCTGCCACGGCGTGCCCGTGGAGTGGGAGACGATCGAGATCTCCGGCGTGGGCGACCCGGCGCTGGCGGAGTACGTCGGCCGGACCGTGCTGGAGTCGGCGCGGCTGCGCGGCGAGAGCTGCTGGACCGTGGCCCGGCGGCTGCTGCTGGAGGACCGGCTCGCCCCGACGATCCTCCAGCACGTGGGCCACGAGGAGAACGTCCGGGCGATCATGCGCCACCGTGTCCACACCGGTGGTTCGGACGGCATCCTCCAGGGCGCCAAGCCGCACCCGCGCGCCCACGGCACCTTCCCGCACTACCTCGGCCACTACGTGCGCGAGCTGGGCGTGCTCTCACTGGAGGAGTGCGTGTCCCACCTCACGGCGCGTCCGGCGGCCCGGCTGCGGCTGCCCGACCGGGGCAGGATCCGCGAGGGCCACCGGGCCGACCTGGTCCTCTTCGACCCGGCGACGGTCGCCGCGGGCGCCACCTACGAGGAGCCGCGCACTCTGCCCACGGGCATCCCGTACGTGCTGGTCGACGGGCGGTTCACCATCGAGGACGGCCGGCGCACGGACGTCCTGGCGGGCCGGTCGGTGCGGCGCACGCCGCTGTGACGGGGGGCGCCCCGCCGGGGGCGCGGGCCGGGACACGAGCACCCGGTTCACCGGTCCCACGTGGCGGACGACACGCTGCCGGGCCCCGGACCGGGCCGTAAGCTCACGACATGCAGGTGATCCAGTCGACCAAGCTCGCCAACGTCTGTTACGAGATCCGGGGCCCGGTGCTCGAGGAGGCGATGCGGCTGGAAGCGGCCGGTCACCGCATCCTGAAGCTCAACACCGGCAACCCGGCCGCGTTCGGCTTCGACTGCCCGCCCGAGATCCTGGAGGACATCCTCCGCAACGTGTCGACGGCGCACGGCTACGGCGACGCCAAGGGCCTCCTCGCGGCCCGGCGCGCGGTCGTCATGCACAACCAGACCCTCGGCATCGAGACGGACGTCGAGCACGTCTTCATCGGCAACGGCGTCTCCGAGCTGATCGTGATGGCGATGCAGGGCCTGCTCGACGACGGCGACGAGGTCCTCGTGCCGGCGCCGGACTACCCGCTGTGGACGGCCGCCGTCTCGCTGGCCGGCGGCACGGCGGTGCACTACCGCTGCGACGAGCAGTCCGACTGGATGCCGGACCTCGCCGACGTGGAGCGCAAGGTCACCGACCGCACCAAGGCGATCGTGATCATCAACCCGAACAACCCGACCGGCGCGGTCTACGACGAGACGGTGCTGCGCGGGCTGACCGACGTCGCCCGCCGCCACAACCTGCTGGTCTGCTCCGACGAGATCTACGACAAGATCCTCTACGACGAGGCGGTGCACACCCCGACCGCCGCGATCGCCCCGGACCTGCTCACCCTCACCTTCAACGGCATGTCAAAGGCGTACCGGGTGGCCGGCTACCGGGTCGGCTGGATGTCGATCTCGGGCCCGCGCGCCCACGCCGAGTCCTACATCGAGGGCCTGACGGTCCTGGCGAACATGCGGCTGTGCGCCAACATGCCCGGCCAGCACGGCGTGGTCGCCGCCCTCAGCGGACGGCAGACGATCAACGACCTGGTGCTGCCGGGCGGACGGCTGCGCGAGCAGCGCGACGCCGCGCACGAGGCACTGACCGGCATCCCGGGCGTGACCTGCGTGAAGCCGAAGGGGGCGCTGTACCTCTTCCCCCGCCTCGACCCCAAGGTCTTCAAGATCAAGGACGACCGGCAGATGGTCCTGGACCTGCTCCGACAGGAGAAGATCATGGTGGTCCAGGGCACCGGCTTCAACTGGCCGGAGCCCGACCACTTCCGGGTCGTCACCCTGCCCACCGCCGGTGACCTGCGCGAGGCGGTGGACCGCATCGGCCGCTTCCTGGACGGTTACGGCCAGCCCTGACCGCCCCGGCCCCGGCCGCCCGGCGGTCCGGCCCGCCCTCCGGCCGGCCCCGTCACCCGCCCGCCATCGCCCCGGTCCCGGCCGTCCCGTTCCCCGCCCGCCGGCCGTCCGGACCCACGCCCGGTCACGACCCGTGTGAACACGATCCTTCTTTGTGAACGACTCAACTTTAGAATCAATCCAAGCTAGGATGGTGTCCTGTAAGCAGTCAGGAGGCCGTCCCATGTACGAACCGATCCGCGCCAAGTCGGTCCACAGCACGGTGGCCGGCGCCCCTTCCTACCCCCACCGCTCCCGCGAGGAAGAGCTGGACATCCAGCTCGCGGGCCATCTCTCGGCCCTGCTCGCCACCATGGACGACCTGCGCGCGCTGGACCCCTCGGACGAGCTGGACACCGCGGCGGAGCAGCTCGCCGCGCAGGTGGCCCGGCTGCGGTCGGGGCAGGCTCCGGTCCGGATGCCGGCCACCGGCGACCGGCCCGAACCGTGCCGGACCGCCCTGCACCGGCGGGCGCACGCCCTGGCGGGCCGCGCCCTGGTGGTGGCGGCCTCCCGGGCCGACACGGCGGTCG
This genomic window contains:
- a CDS encoding D-aminoacylase, with translation MEELVIRDADVVDGTGDPSYRADVVVDRGRIVSIVKEAAAAGCQRPRARRELDAEGLVLAPGFIDMHAHSDLALLRDPDHSAKAAQGVTLEVIGQDGLSYAPVDDRTLGEVRRAIAGWNGPGDDVDLDWRSVGEYLDRLDRGIAVNAAYLVPQGTVRALAVGWEDRPATPAELERMRRLVAEGLEQGAVGLSSGLTYTPGMYADGAELTELCRVVAAYGGYYCPHHRSYGAGALEAYAEMVELARAAGCPLHLAHATMNFGVNRGRAPELLALLDEALDAGADITLDTYPYTPGCTTLVALLPSWAGEGGPEEVLRRLADDESAERVRRHLEETGSDGCHGVPVEWETIEISGVGDPALAEYVGRTVLESARLRGESCWTVARRLLLEDRLAPTILQHVGHEENVRAIMRHRVHTGGSDGILQGAKPHPRAHGTFPHYLGHYVRELGVLSLEECVSHLTARPAARLRLPDRGRIREGHRADLVLFDPATVAAGATYEEPRTLPTGIPYVLVDGRFTIEDGRRTDVLAGRSVRRTPL
- a CDS encoding pyridoxal phosphate-dependent aminotransferase, giving the protein MQVIQSTKLANVCYEIRGPVLEEAMRLEAAGHRILKLNTGNPAAFGFDCPPEILEDILRNVSTAHGYGDAKGLLAARRAVVMHNQTLGIETDVEHVFIGNGVSELIVMAMQGLLDDGDEVLVPAPDYPLWTAAVSLAGGTAVHYRCDEQSDWMPDLADVERKVTDRTKAIVIINPNNPTGAVYDETVLRGLTDVARRHNLLVCSDEIYDKILYDEAVHTPTAAIAPDLLTLTFNGMSKAYRVAGYRVGWMSISGPRAHAESYIEGLTVLANMRLCANMPGQHGVVAALSGRQTINDLVLPGGRLREQRDAAHEALTGIPGVTCVKPKGALYLFPRLDPKVFKIKDDRQMVLDLLRQEKIMVVQGTGFNWPEPDHFRVVTLPTAGDLREAVDRIGRFLDGYGQP